Proteins encoded within one genomic window of Gracilimonas sp.:
- a CDS encoding YggS family pyridoxal phosphate-dependent enzyme, whose product MSDQDIAGNLNSIQQKIEQISENAGRDSKEITLVAVSKTKPDKDILEAMTAGQLHFGENRMKELEDKMSSIENPDVIWHFIGNLQTNKIKYIAHRVNWIHSVEKAKYLKEINKRAKQDNRVINALVQVNISNEKQKGGCKPDDLAGILESAQDYKFVKVKGLMGMATFADNPEDVRPEFKLLKELFDSHQKYNKGSVMLEHLSMGMTNDMEIAIQEGATMVRIGSAIFGERNYG is encoded by the coding sequence ATGAGTGACCAAGATATTGCCGGAAACCTCAATTCCATTCAACAAAAAATTGAACAAATCAGTGAGAATGCCGGGCGTGATTCCAAAGAAATCACCCTGGTTGCTGTAAGTAAAACCAAACCTGATAAAGATATTCTGGAAGCTATGACTGCCGGGCAGCTTCATTTTGGTGAAAACCGAATGAAAGAGCTGGAAGACAAGATGTCGTCTATAGAAAACCCGGATGTTATCTGGCATTTCATTGGTAATCTTCAAACCAACAAAATTAAATATATAGCTCATCGTGTTAACTGGATTCACTCAGTAGAAAAAGCAAAATATCTTAAAGAAATTAATAAAAGAGCCAAGCAGGACAACAGGGTGATAAATGCATTGGTTCAGGTGAACATCAGTAATGAAAAACAAAAGGGCGGGTGCAAACCTGATGACCTTGCCGGAATTTTAGAGTCTGCTCAAGACTACAAGTTTGTTAAAGTAAAAGGACTCATGGGAATGGCTACTTTTGCAGATAACCCCGAAGATGTTCGGCCGGAATTCAAATTACTGAAAGAACTGTTCGATTCTCATCAAAAATACAACAAAGGAAGTGTGATGCTGGAGCACCTTTCCATGGGGATGACTAATGATATGGAAATTGCCATACAAGAAGGGGCTACCATGGTTCGAATTGGAAGTGCCATTTTCGGAGAGCGAAACTATGGATAA
- a CDS encoding DivIVA domain-containing protein, with the protein MKLTPLEIKQQTFEKGLRGYDTADVHTFLTLVSNEFEHLLNKNKELEQEIDKLKDRVKHYERVEDALHETLQTAKESVEQKMTGAKQEAKSTIEKAEMEADAIIKQANHNRQQIRQSILRLLDRREEIINGITSYLENAKKSIDQFSKDEMEVFNLPKEENLEEAIKKTNTAKFVLDENADESEEENVKKKAKTEEEDHAFPPGSDRLDDILDEID; encoded by the coding sequence ATGAAACTCACTCCGCTTGAAATAAAACAACAGACTTTTGAAAAAGGACTACGGGGATACGATACCGCCGACGTACACACCTTTCTTACCTTGGTATCAAATGAATTTGAACACCTGCTCAACAAAAACAAAGAGCTAGAGCAAGAAATTGATAAACTGAAAGATCGCGTAAAACATTACGAACGTGTGGAGGATGCGCTTCACGAAACGCTTCAAACCGCAAAAGAATCGGTTGAACAAAAAATGACCGGGGCAAAACAGGAGGCTAAAAGCACGATCGAAAAGGCTGAAATGGAAGCCGATGCCATAATTAAACAAGCGAATCACAACAGACAGCAAATTCGCCAAAGCATCTTGAGGCTGCTGGATCGGCGTGAAGAGATCATCAATGGGATTACGTCCTACCTTGAAAACGCTAAAAAATCTATCGACCAGTTCAGTAAAGATGAAATGGAAGTGTTTAACCTTCCCAAAGAAGAAAACCTGGAAGAAGCTATAAAAAAAACAAACACAGCTAAATTTGTGCTTGACGAAAATGCCGATGAAAGTGAGGAAGAAAATGTTAAGAAAAAGGCAAAAACCGAAGAAGAAGATCACGCATTTCCTCCCGGAAGTGATCGTCTCGACGACATTTTAGATGAAATAGATTAG
- a CDS encoding purine-nucleoside phosphorylase produces MKYDTVEEFRSKRDEAVNLIKRETSFQPEYLLILGTGLGQLADEIETEHILSYSDIPNFPVSTVEGHAGKLIFGKLGGKEVVAMQGRFHYYEGYTMQQIAFPVRVAKAIGAQSLFVSNACGGLNPNFSRGDIMLITDHINFLGDNPLIGPNDDELGPRFPDMSEPYTERLLELAENVALENSIKMHQGVYLAVTGPMLETKAEYRYMRQLGADVVGMSTVPEVISAVHMGMDVLGISVITDECFPDALQAVDIEDVLAAAAMAEPKMTQVIIKVLERL; encoded by the coding sequence ATGAAATACGATACGGTTGAAGAATTTCGATCCAAAAGAGATGAAGCGGTTAACCTTATTAAGAGAGAAACAAGCTTTCAACCTGAATACTTACTCATTTTAGGAACCGGCTTGGGACAGTTGGCCGATGAAATTGAAACGGAGCATATTTTAAGCTACAGTGATATCCCTAACTTCCCGGTTTCTACAGTGGAAGGGCATGCAGGAAAACTTATCTTCGGAAAATTAGGTGGAAAAGAAGTAGTAGCAATGCAGGGACGTTTCCATTACTATGAAGGCTATACCATGCAACAAATTGCCTTTCCGGTTCGTGTTGCAAAAGCCATCGGCGCTCAATCTCTGTTTGTAAGCAATGCATGTGGAGGTCTGAACCCCAACTTCAGCCGGGGAGATATTATGCTTATCACCGACCATATCAACTTTCTTGGTGATAATCCTCTGATTGGACCCAATGATGATGAGCTCGGTCCACGCTTTCCTGACATGAGTGAACCTTATACCGAGCGGTTACTGGAACTGGCTGAAAATGTAGCCCTGGAAAATTCCATTAAAATGCATCAGGGAGTATATCTGGCGGTAACAGGTCCGATGCTGGAAACAAAAGCGGAATATCGATATATGCGTCAGCTTGGTGCTGATGTTGTGGGAATGAGCACCGTACCGGAAGTAATCTCTGCCGTACACATGGGAATGGATGTGTTGGGAATCTCAGTAATTACGGATGAATGTTTCCCGGATGCCTTACAAGCGGTAGACATTGAAGATGTATTGGCCGCGGCAGCCATGGCCGAGCCTAAAATGACCCAAGTAATTATTAAAGTTTTGGAACGCTTATAA